The Bombina bombina isolate aBomBom1 chromosome 12, aBomBom1.pri, whole genome shotgun sequence sequence aattttacttttcaCCTATAAAACAGACATcttcttatcagccaatgagcaatcaggtttttaaaaggacaataaatgtaaataatattttccCATTGTTGTACAGTATGTGTACACTAATGcggagattacaagtcgcgcgttaACCACgtgaaatatgttttttctttaggctccctcAGCGTCTTCAGCCTCTGTAGCCTCACCAGTGcatatgttattaaatactatttaataacataaagaCTGGTGAGGCTAGGGAGGCTGACGACGCTTgagggagaaaaaacaaacaaattgcgcgcaatggtattgagccagttgttcgttcctgtgagtgtgcttctctctatatgtattagtctccctatgggaaaaaagggacaaccagacgtggactccttgctcagtgtgcttagaggaatatggctacacctcactgacgaggctcaatgaaggccaaaacgattgtcaggggttgctgtgttccttgttcagagaggaattgcctggtatttcggcactggactgaccgtaataggcgcagcggcatcagactgatatactacaggaaagttctactctgtgaaaagcattactgggctaaaaagctgcacccaggtggtaaatcgccatagtacaggctaataatggtattaagccagttgttcgttcctgtgagtctctctctctctctctcgctctcgtaTCTACACATACAATttgcacacacatagatacatccAGTGCTATGAAATGTTTACATATAAATTGTaataataacacacatatatatcacacagtaCATACAGTTCAATAGCACTCACTGTCCCTGtagtcctccttaaagggacagtcaacaccagaatttttgttgtttaaaaagaaagataatcccttaattacccattccccagttttgcacaaccaacacagttatattaatatactttttacctcttatattgtatctaagcttctgctaactgcccccttatttcagttcttttgacagacatgcagtttagccaatcagtgctcagtcctaggtcagtttacgtgcatgagctcaatgttatttatatgaaacatgtgaactaatgccctctagtggtcaaaatgtattcagattagaggaagtcttcaaggtctaagaaattagcatatgaacctcctagttttaactttcaactaagaataccaaaagaacaaagcaaaattggtgataaaagtaaattgggaagttgtttaaaattgcataccctatttaaatcatgaaaaaaaaatttgggacttgactgtccctttaaggaccaaataaaaacaacatggGTACAGGTGGTAAAGGGGTCACACAATGTCCCCTAatagctcaaccttaggccccacccttgagcccaccatgtatatttttacaGATAATTTATGCCCTTGGCTGCCAGTTTAATGTATATGCAGTAGTGATTTTTGTAACTCCTTTAACTGCCAGAAGCACACATAGGAATAATTTAACAACCCCACAGCTGCCTGTAAAACACATTATAGAAAATgcacatttttggggggttttgccatatttgtaatgcatagaggcataggaggactttaaaaatactggacaattaaGTGTCCATTATTTGtatatagattttactggacatgccttatgttattggctcaccagctagatcccagtagttgcattgctgctccttcaacaaagaataccaagaaaatgaagcaaaactgatcatagaagtatattggaaagttgaatgttctatccaaagtataaaataaataattagggtttcatgttctttaagaAAAGGTAACCCTAACCCTCTTAACAGACATTGCACAACTTTGGCACAAAAAGCCAATAttccaattaaaaaataatatacatttcatatataacaaactactttagtCCTTTTTAACTCATGGGCACACTGCAGCTACTGAGAGTCCCTGCACTAAAGCAACATAGAGCCAAACACCTCTTGTGATAGAAAATAAACACAGGGAATTTGAAACCTTTAGATATTTGCTTGCTCTCGGAAGGCCCCATTGTTACATTAATGTGGGGCACGCGATAGATGTTTTGCTTCGACATGTTGCTGCATatatttgtgttgctatagaagaATGAAAAGTATGTACACCGACAGGATTTACGTGGGAATGTGGCTGTCTTCTCCCTGCCCTGGTACTTGTATGGACCTGCGTTCTGCCACCATACACACAACAGCATGCACCTCACCCAGATGTATGTCACCATCTTTGccatttatgcttttttttttccccaaattaaACTTTATATAGGGGTCTTTGGTGTAATGGATCTTAGAAGAGCAAAGGTTAAATTATGTGCACTGATCTGGCAGAGAAGGGGGTTAAAAGAAGTGGTATTTAAAATGTATAGTGTTATCTTTTGCTGGTGCATTTCCCCCCCAAATACAAGCATGCTACAAGAATCCTTTTAATGGCATCTGAAATGCACTAGCATAGTCATATAGAGAGGGCCTCTGCTCAATAAAGAGGATACAAAGTAGCTGTATAGAAGGGGCCTAAAATGCTGTAATGTATtggagcattgtattattgcactgttgtttaacagtgtgtttaacccctgcaaagggggttaagcacatagctaaagtcagatccagagcaccagtgcactactgggagatagctaaacacatctggttgaGCCAAGGACaaatgtttgtagccaccaatcaccagctagctcccagtagtgcattgctgctgcagagcatatttacatatgcttttaaacaaattataccacgagaacaatgtacatttgataatagaagtgaatgtatatgtattttaaaatgtcatgttctttcttaattataaaagtttacttttgattttCTTGTCCCGTTTAGTAAATGTCAGTGATAGTAAACACAATGAAGATATGAAAGTGCAGGTATTGGCTATATGGGGGTGGTACACAATAAAGGGGTGACATGTGAGAGACGAGCCTGTAAAAGTGACATGGGAGATTATCTCTATACAGAGGATCCCTGTACAGTGATCTCTATTCATTAAGTACAATAAACAGGTGACAGGGGAGAGGGGGTTTTAATAGAGGGGTTCCTACTCATTACGTACACTAATAAGGAGACAAGGGTAGGGGCTGTATAGAGAGGTCCCCTGAATAGTAAAGTCAGGGGATGACAGGGATAGTTGGGTCTGTATAGATAGGTTTCCTGTACAATGAAGAGGTGGCATGGAGCTGTATAAAGAGGTTTGCTGCATATTAAgtataaaaaaagagataaaaggACTTGGGTTTGTATAGAAAAGTTGGGTAATGGGGAAGTAGGGTCTGTATAAACATGTTAGCTGCATAATAAGTACAATGAACAGGTGAGAGGGGTAGGCTGCTGTATAGAGAGGTTTACTGCATAGTACAGTGGCAGTGCAGTTGTATATAGAGGTTTTCTGCATAATAAGTATATTGAGCGGGTAAGAGGGGTAGTGGGGCTGTATAAAGATATTTTGTTTTGCACAGTAAGTACAATGTGCAGGTAAGAGGGGTAGTGGGTGCATATTAAATACTATGAACAGGTGAGAGCAATAGGGGGCTGTATAAAGAGGTTGTCTGCATATTAAGTACAATGAACAGGTGATAGGGGTAGAGGGCTGTATAAAGAGGCTTTGTGCATGTGAAATACTATGAACAGATGAGAGGGGTAGGGGGGCTGTATAAAGAGGTTAAGTGAAATGGTAGGGTGCTGTATATAGAGAAGGGTTTTCTACTCAGTAAGCACAATGACATTATGCCATGGGTAGGAGGTCTGTATAGTCTGGATTCCTGCATAATAAGttaaatgaagggggaggggggctgTATAGGGTCTCTGTTCAGTAAGTACAATGAAGAGGTGAGGTGGGGGATTGATGAGCTCATGACATTAAGTAGCCAGAGAATCCCTTTGAAGCTCAGGTAATAAGGTGAGCATTGCTGGGGGTGGAGCCAGTGAAATCTATGCTCTGATTGGAGGCTCTGTTTGTCAGATACATATAAAACCACAGAGCTCTGCACAGGTAACAATCAGTGAATCTAAGCTTCCCACAAAAAAGCAGTGAGATAATAACCATGGCCGTATCCAGTCTGCACTACACCATGGGCATATCCAGTGGCTTTAAAGTCTATATTCTGGAAGGTAAGTAAATGCTGTTATTCACATTATTTTGGCATTTATCTGCATACTGTTCTTTGGAAGTGAGTTAAGCTTGGTGATCTATTCAGGGTTCTGTCAGTTTCCTTATTTTGGGTGTAAGCAAAATGTTCCAGCATTTTTGTTTAGTTATCAGTGATCCTGTTTGAGGTGATATTACTAAGATGTGTGTTGTTATTATCAGTACTGTACAGCATGTCCCATAATGCTGAAACTGACTGTAATTGTTGTTAGTGGTTTGACCTGGCTGGTATCATGTAGCAGAATTCTTACAAATGGAATTTTGACCATAAAAGCTGAAGAAAACTGCTCCCTGTGCTGATCTTATATCTAAACAGTGGGCAATTGGATTTAGGATTAGTATAATGTGATAGTCCTCCTGTTTCTTTATCAGTATTcccatttaatgtattactgtaacaCCTTGTACTGGTGACTTTCTAGATGTTATTGTCTTTGCTATTTGATGATATGCTCCTGTGACCTTATGCATGCTGACTTGTATACATTGTAATATTTTATGAGCAAGCAGGCGCAATAAGAGCTAGGCTGGCCCACAGAACTAACAATCTATATTgatgcagaaataaaaaaaaaaattgacaatggcTTATGTGAAATGTTTATATGTTTTAGTGTGTGTTGTTGGACAGTGGTTTTATTTATGCACACACCTACAGAGACAGACTTGCatgcacaaacaatacacacatttatatctaCAGAAGGTGCACATATACACAGGCACTTAGATATCTACaaagacacagacagtgagtgatcTCCAGAGACCCATACTCACACAGACACCGtctcagacattatatatatatatatatatatatatatatatatacacatacatataaatacacacacacatatatatatatatatatatacacatatacacacacacacatatatacatacatacacacacacaatgatatctACACGTTGTGCATACAAATTGTTTGTTATCTTTTGAAGTTTCCTGTCTCTGTAATTGTTCTCACcaatttatgtttgtgtattttaggaCAGCATAGCCCACGAGAACAAGATCGTGTCTGGTCCATGCCCAACCCTAGGATTCCCATCTATCCTATCAAACGCAAGCACAGCCCGGAGCCACCGCAGCCTCTGAAAAGAGCGTGCCCTGTCAAAAACGTGTGCAGGTAACATAACCCCCTTTTGACAAATACACAACCTTATCATCACACAATACAGAAGCACATGTTATTTCCCCATGCAACACAATATTTTGAGTACACAATCACTCTAAATAACACAAATTCAAAGTGGTGCATAGGGATCAGTGTAATCTTTTGTATAGACTAAagacttatattattatttttttattattgtttgcagAGAGAAAGTGAGTTCATCATCTATGAATTCAAAGCCACCAGTGAAACTCAGCCCTATGCACAGTGCCCCTACAAGAATTCTAAATCAACATTTAGCCCTGGAACGTGTTTTGAGAAGACTAATGCCCGAACAGCGAGAGACCGAGCCAAATTCTGATGACCAGCCCCTGGCCTTGGTAAAAAAAATAGAAAGGCCTTGTAGTGAGAAGAAGGAAGTCTCTCCAGCCATGCTACAACAGGTGTGTATACCAGTTGTACCTTCTAACTAAAGTAAAGTTATCCCTACTTGTAATATGCTGTCTCTATCCCCTTCATACTAATGAATCTCTCCTTCCAACTATGTCTAGAACTTTCCCTGTGTCAATACATATATGTCTTTTTTTAAATCCTATGTTTTTCTATGTCTCTTCTATGATGTCCCAGTCATTAATCATTACTTTTTGTCTCTAAGTCTATGAATCCTTCCTCTGTTGTATATCTGTTTTGTTTCCTATCATTATAACTTATTAGCTTCTATTTGTCCTTCTCAGATGCGACCATCTGTCATCACCTGTGTGGCTAGACCAAAGCCAGCTAATACCCCATCTATGGAGACGAGACGACCATCTTTGGACAGTGACAGTCAAAGTAAGTAAAACCAGAACTTTAGCTTTTGTAACACGTTCTGGATTCCCCACTCCCATGTTTTAGCTCAAAGGTTTTCACTGCATATTAATTCCAAGAGAATCCTTTTCACGTCATATTTTATAGTTGGGATAAGTGCTGTAATAATATTTTGCCAAGTGGTTTGCACAaggtatattatatttaaaatacatgTTCAACGTGTTTTcaacaatattttaaaatgatcTATACATAGTTGGTTGGCATCAGTAATTTAGAGAAAGCTGTAAATTAGGATTGCACATGCATGTTTAGAGGCATGCTAAAAAAGCCACTGCTTTACATTTAGTTTGCTTTCCTAGAAGATGACTCTTTATAcagtttttcttctttttcattcATTTTATTTGTGCTCTTCcagtttgtaatattttttctttttaatgttctAGGTTCTTCAAGAACCAGTTCCCCTGATATTGTAGACGAACATTTTCAGAGGAGCTTGGGGTCCTGTTACACACATCCAAATGCCCACAGTCCTTCAGACAATTGCCTTTCCTCCCGACCCATCTCTATCTCTGTAGAAGATCACTTTTCTAAGGCTTTGGGCACCAAGTGGCTTCTTATCCGGGCGGCAGCCGACTCTCCATCTTCTCCAGAAAACAAGTCAAGAATCCTACTCAGATAGACTATCCACAAAATGTGGACCTGTTTTCTTTAGTTCAAAgactttttgtaaatatatttaatttctctTGTAGAGAACATAAAATACGTGTAATACATGGAGTGGGATGTTTTTTTAAATCgaataattgtaaagtttttaaTTCTTTACAGAAGGAatattataataaaacattaaaaaaaaaaaaagtattttctttacAATTCGTTAGCTTCTAAATATCTACCAACCTCTACTTTGTGATATCAAACATTTTTCCCTGCACCACCCACATTTATATatgaactctgggtaagatatgcaaatttggTATTCAAaatctcactttaaaaaaaaatatatatatatatatatatatatatatatatatatatatatatacacacacacacacacatatatatatatatatacacacacacacatatatatatatatatatatatatacacgttgacaGATGTGTTTGATCCCAAAAGTTAAGGTTACATACATTTTGATGGTCTCAACATATCACATTTCAATTGATTTATAATTCTTTAGCTCATCATGTTTATTCTTTTCTCCAAAACCCaccattgcaatgtgaaataattTGTTCATATGCCATTTGATAAAGTTTTCAGacacaaaaaaaaagtattaatattcaTTTCAACACTATGAATAAAACGTAGTATAAGAAGCAGGGGAATTATTATTTAAGGTTACATTAAAGTAGGCAAGCAATGCAATAATTCGGTAGGAAAAACAGGCAAGGTAATATGTTGCATAGGGAGGGGTACTTGCAGCAGCAATAAAGAGAGGTGTTCCTTATGGCACTGTATTAGAATAATTAAACTTTTGTGTCCTATAAAAAACATAAAGAGCTCATAGCcacattaatttaaataaattagttacagagATACAGGGGTAACAATTAatatggtaagaaaattgaattcACGTATAATTGGGAAATGCAAAATGTGTCTGAAAATAAGCTAAAgcctacaaaataataataatacaaatacactaaagggatataaaagtgtaaaacacattttaatgtgttagagcattttgttattaaatgttttaattgcatataactatgtgtttaactcttataaagggattaaacacacattaAATAACAACTTCAGAGCAGCTATGCACAACAGggggttagctgaacacatctagtataTCAGTGACAAGagagtcaccaatcagcaactagctaccAGTAttgcagtgctgctcctgagcctacctactgtatgctttttagcaaaagatgccaagagaaataGTTAGAAGCCTCTTAAGTATGCATTCTCTATCAGAGTAATGAACATTTCATTTTATCTTGGATGCCACTTTAACAAAAACAatcaaaaaaagaaactttttattAGTTATGTCTGTTTTGTCATTTTAATATTTGAGATTTGCATTCAATTTTTGTGCTATTTATCTGGTTGGTATTGCATCTGGAAATGCTAGGCAATAGATAaacgtagatagatagatagatagattgatagatagacagactatATTggcaaatgcttttaataaaattaTCACTGATTTAGTGTTACTATgtatctctgcacatgcatgtgaagcatagctatatattctcagtgtaccagcatttttAAACCGCAGCTGCTCAGAGatccagtggggcttgtaatcatgtcagcaataatGCATTATcagatgttacaagcaccttaggttctctgagcaagtgctgtttttCAAATGCTGGTCAcagagcatacttaagtacacttttgagacagctatagcttttactagaaacatttttgctaatacatgtatattgcaaaaatgcatatattcaaaactgaaatgcacccaagtCCATTCCAATGtacgctggaatgtccctttaagggaaactgTTTTGAAAGATATTGTCATAGTATACTGTTGGTGAAACTAGTAAATGTTAATTACGCAGAAAATTATTTTTAGTAAACCACACACAAATGTGCACATATTAGTATTAATGGGGCATTCAAATAAAAGTAGTTTTATCTCACATATGAAGGAACAATAACTAAACacgttaaaaattatttaaaaaaaatatagctgtGCTCAATGATCAGTTGGTCAATAGATAAGGAAGGTTCCCACATCTCTTTTAGTGACACCCATTTGCTGTCAGATGCAAAAAaagacattaaaagggacattaaacactttgagatggtaatatgaaatgatgaactatatatttaaaaaaaactctgcaatatactttcattatttattttatccccttttcctgtaattccattctgaaattgtgagcttttcagttgaagttagaaatggaagtgcagaacactgttatattccacacagctattggctgcacactctagtgacctatttataactgtccctaattgaccacagcagagaaagtaacttaagttacaacatggcagttcccattattcccacttattttgccaatatttaaacagctaatgaaacttttaaaaatacatctacatgttattcttagactaaacttttctttgaatggatcattctatatagcatttatttagtgtttaatgtcactttaaagcaaTTTTTCAAATGCTTACATACAAGCATACAATCCTCATATAAaagtaaatgtatttcattttgctgGACAAAGTTTCAGGCATTTACTGTCTTAGAGACTCCAGGGAAATACACTTTGAAAACCCTCTTGAGTATATCTAAATTGATCCCCTTTATATTGTAAATTGGCCTGATATATATACTCTCTTGCACCTACCAAGCAATTACTTTGTAGCATGTTGCAGGATAGTATTCAGAATTCTGCAGGCAACATTCAAGTCTCTTGAGGGACAGTGGAAACGATTgcacgtttatttattttttactgagtTCATTTTCACATTTTAACTTTATACCCTGACCTTCTCTATTCGTTCTACTGGTATTTGGTAGTTTTATTGCGGTAATGCTATACATGGCATGAAGTACTGATATAATTATATACAAAGCAACAAGCCACCCACGAATATATGACTTAACATTTCCTAAGAATTGACTGGTG is a genomic window containing:
- the LOC128643089 gene encoding transcription cofactor vestigial-like protein 4 codes for the protein MAVSSLHYTMGISSGFKVYILEGQHSPREQDRVWSMPNPRIPIYPIKRKHSPEPPQPLKRACPVKNVCREKVSSSSMNSKPPVKLSPMHSAPTRILNQHLALERVLRRLMPEQRETEPNSDDQPLALVKKIERPCSEKKEVSPAMLQQMRPSVITCVARPKPANTPSMETRRPSLDSDSQSSSRTSSPDIVDEHFQRSLGSCYTHPNAHSPSDNCLSSRPISISVEDHFSKALGTKWLLIRAAADSPSSPENKSRILLR